The genome window AAGCGAATCTGAGCTTCGGGGCACTCAATCACTTCTCTAATCTTTTGAGCCGCCTGTTTACTGTATTCGTCGCTGCCGTATCCTGGTTCTTGCACCATGTTGGTTGCAACAAGGCGCTCTAAAACTTGTGGGTGCGCCCCTTCTGAGTAATCATTTTCAAATGAAATCATCAGCTTCCTCCTAAATCATTGATATTAATAGTCTAAACTATTTTACGTCCCTTTTAAAATCGTAACGGCAAAATGATCTTCTTTTTTCATACATTCGATATTTCTCTAATATCAATCACTTTGTCTGCTAAAGTCCAAATGACGGGATTATGAGTTGCAATAATAATTATCCGCTTTTCTGTTCTTAACGATAGAATTAGCGCCATGATTTCTTCTGAGGTCTTAGGATCAAGTGCTGCCGTCGGTTCGTCAGCGAGAATTAGCGGCGGATCCTTTAAGATCACTTTTGCAATCGCAACTCGCTGAGCCTCGCCACCGGATAAAGAGAAAATCTTCTGGTTGAGATCAAGATACGATAATCCGACGCTTGATAGCGCCTTTTTTTCTATTGAAATTCGAGCGGTCTTGCTCATTTTTTTGCCAATCAGACCTAAATCCAAGTTGTCGGCAATCGTGTTACTTTCCAAAAGGCCAAAATTCTGAAATAAATAGCCCAGATCATCTCTAAAAAATTGTTGGGGCTTAATCTGATTTAAAGGCTTGTCGTTATAAATGACCGTCCCAGAATCGTAAGGCTCTAACTTCGAAATCATGTTTAACAACGTGGTTTTGCCGCTGCCACTCGG of Xylocopilactobacillus apicola contains these proteins:
- a CDS encoding ABC transporter ATP-binding protein, coding for MIKIENITKTFKDREVLNKTNLTFENGLVYAMIGPSGSGKTTLLNMISKLEPYDSGTVIYNDKPLNQIKPQQFFRDDLGYLFQNFGLLESNTIADNLDLGLIGKKMSKTARISIEKKALSSVGLSYLDLNQKIFSLSGGEAQRVAIAKVILKDPPLILADEPTAALDPKTSEEIMALILSLRTEKRIIIIATHNPVIWTLADKVIDIREISNV